CGGCAGCACCAGGACGAGCAGCGCCACCCGCAGCAGGTCCCGCTGGCCGAAGGCGACGGCGGCCAGCGTGGCCGCAGCACCGGCCCCCACAAACGCGCGGCCGCGGGTGGTCAGGCCTCGGAGGGCCTCGCGCACCGGCTCAGCCCGGTTCGGGGAGCGGTACCCGCGCCACCAGGTCGGCGACGACCTGCGAGGTCGACCGCCGGGCGATCTGGGCCTCGGCCGTGAGGAGCAGCCGGTGGGCGAGCACCGGGACGGCCAGCGCCTGCAGGTCGTCCGGGGTGACGTAGTCGCGCTCGTCGAGCGCGGCGGCCGCTCGGGCCGCGCGC
This region of Actinomycetes bacterium genomic DNA includes:
- a CDS encoding MoxR family ATPase, whose protein sequence is ELNKLIDAVRTVHVADPIRRYAVELVTATRNSPDLRLGASPRATLHLLRAARAAAALDERDYVTPDDLQALAVPVLAHRLLLTAEAQIARRSTSQVVADLVARVPLPEPG